In Dolichospermum flos-aquae CCAP 1403/13F, the following proteins share a genomic window:
- a CDS encoding trypsin-like peptidase domain-containing protein, with protein sequence MVDAKIKELHKNHIARIYHLSDEVKGAGLLIYDKYIITCAHVVADALDIAHSTPEKPSDLVKVDFLFPAEKNKPKFEAKVIAWKPRSDIYKYEEDIAILELQGNLPTSYISFPLSLEVSYQHQFSVLGFPIGHDEGVTTEGKLVDTNGSGLVQMDVETQSKFYIESGFSGAPVWVEKLASFVGIVVSSELDPDGQPYAGVRRNVKVGYMIPAKIIIESWSFLSLIQALTANLDTAINSAIQTAYKACYSWGNLLITVEGIVKDLYNLDKRSLDSNIKFNHNDNTAKFIKYLITNSQIPQTKLEDLKKWGSNNIEDFDKLIQDVNKPDRNTDTILESYILIKIEPSKINSKKFNISVWVIPNIQNNEDCLKIDVSDSPNDSFKLEQIPKTLNLILTEKITVPLQKDINLVFFMPTEMLNYPVEQWIITENNVPFHLCKKYRVIVRDYKRLLPQYLKNQGIWLNKWEQLTKNQVCQKIFKIYQENHDPDILLEMLDDAIGIIITAFSDQEYKEIFAYFLNSARGNSRITSTRNQNL encoded by the coding sequence ATGGTAGATGCTAAAATAAAAGAATTACATAAAAACCACATTGCCAGAATTTATCATCTTTCTGATGAGGTAAAAGGTGCAGGTTTATTGATATATGATAAATATATTATTACCTGCGCTCATGTAGTTGCAGATGCTTTAGATATTGCACATTCTACTCCAGAAAAACCTTCAGATTTAGTAAAGGTTGATTTCCTTTTTCCTGCGGAAAAAAATAAGCCAAAGTTTGAAGCGAAAGTTATTGCATGGAAACCTCGATCTGATATTTATAAATATGAAGAAGATATAGCTATTCTGGAATTACAAGGTAATTTACCAACAAGTTATATATCTTTTCCATTAAGTTTGGAAGTATCATATCAACATCAATTCTCTGTTTTAGGATTTCCTATAGGACATGATGAGGGGGTAACTACAGAAGGAAAACTTGTAGATACTAATGGTTCTGGTTTGGTACAGATGGATGTAGAAACTCAATCTAAATTTTATATTGAATCAGGTTTTAGTGGTGCGCCTGTTTGGGTTGAAAAATTGGCTAGTTTTGTGGGAATAGTTGTATCTTCAGAACTTGATCCAGATGGACAACCTTATGCGGGAGTACGAAGAAATGTTAAAGTGGGATACATGATTCCTGCAAAAATCATAATTGAATCTTGGAGTTTTTTAAGCCTCATTCAAGCCTTAACTGCTAATCTGGATACAGCTATAAATTCTGCTATTCAAACAGCTTATAAGGCGTGTTATTCATGGGGAAATCTACTAATCACAGTAGAAGGTATTGTTAAAGATTTGTATAATCTGGATAAACGTAGTTTAGATAGTAACATAAAATTTAATCATAACGACAATACAGCAAAATTTATCAAATATTTAATTACTAATTCTCAGATTCCTCAAACAAAGTTAGAAGATTTAAAAAAATGGGGAAGTAATAATATAGAAGATTTTGATAAACTGATTCAAGATGTTAATAAACCAGATAGAAATACTGATACTATCCTAGAATCATACATATTAATTAAAATTGAACCTTCAAAAATAAACTCAAAGAAATTTAATATTAGTGTTTGGGTAATTCCTAATATACAAAATAATGAAGACTGTCTTAAAATAGATGTTTCTGATTCTCCCAATGATAGTTTTAAACTTGAGCAAATACCAAAAACATTAAATTTAATTCTCACAGAAAAAATAACAGTTCCTTTACAGAAAGATATCAACTTAGTCTTTTTTATGCCTACGGAAATGCTTAACTATCCTGTAGAACAATGGATAATAACAGAAAATAATGTTCCATTCCATTTGTGTAAAAAGTATCGGGTAATTGTTCGTGATTATAAACGATTATTGCCACAATATCTTAAAAATCAAGGGATTTGGTTAAATAAATGGGAGCAACTTACTAAAAATCAAGTCTGTCAGAAAATATTTAAAATATATCAAGAAAATCATGACCCAGATATTCTTTTAGAAATGCTTGATGATGCGATAGGAATTATCATAACTGCATTTTCAGATCAAGAATACAAGGAAATCTTTGCTTACTTTTTAAACTCTGCTAGGGGTAATTCACGAATTACCTCTACCAGAAATCAAAACCTTTGA
- a CDS encoding 2OG-Fe(II) oxygenase, which yields MKYYQQHPNAFPLQYLQDLWGEIQACPYFAINNLNRDFINTKGFSVVFQRQGLAEVIQKFPYFKPYLDLALLPNCNAFYLNPLLLKAGSRVDPHIDRSLRSYCKTVEPPASVSVLYVRVPEDMEGGELVLKLQKRQVGQIKPQTNSLIYFQGDLTHSVNAVTTPGNRLSLVCEQYSLSEDELEEIPEFTLESRANQGNGKKQKK from the coding sequence GTGAAATACTATCAACAACATCCTAACGCCTTTCCTCTTCAATATCTCCAAGACTTGTGGGGAGAAATCCAAGCTTGTCCCTATTTTGCTATCAATAACCTCAACCGAGATTTTATCAATACTAAAGGCTTTTCTGTGGTATTTCAACGTCAAGGTTTAGCAGAAGTTATCCAAAAATTCCCCTATTTTAAGCCTTATTTAGATTTGGCACTTTTACCTAATTGTAATGCTTTTTATCTGAATCCTTTACTACTCAAAGCAGGTTCTCGCGTTGACCCCCATATTGACCGGTCTTTGCGTTCCTATTGTAAAACCGTTGAACCTCCTGCATCTGTGAGCGTTCTTTATGTACGTGTACCAGAAGATATGGAGGGAGGAGAATTGGTGCTGAAGTTGCAAAAACGCCAAGTGGGACAAATTAAACCGCAAACCAATTCTTTAATTTACTTTCAGGGTGATTTAACTCATTCTGTCAATGCAGTGACAACTCCTGGAAATCGGTTAAGTCTTGTGTGTGAACAGTATAGTTTAAGTGAAGATGAACTTGAAGAAATACCAGAGTTTACATTAGAATCAAGAGCTAATCAAGGGAATGGAAAAAAACAAAAAAAGTAG
- a CDS encoding chromophore lyase CpcT/CpeT gives MTHSTDIVTLARWMAADFSNQAQVFENPAFFAHIRVCMRPLDWGVLSGVSLFVEQAYDYMLNKPYRVRVLHLTTVGDKIHIENYTVKDEKDFYGASRDLPRLQTLTSDRLERLCGCNMIVEWTGNKFQGTVEPGKGCIVIRDGQRTYLDSDFELDGQQFISRDRGRNPDTDEHIWGSVAGPFYFARWANFAEEVKLNP, from the coding sequence ATGACTCATTCTACAGATATTGTCACCTTAGCTCGTTGGATGGCGGCTGATTTTAGCAATCAAGCCCAGGTTTTTGAGAATCCGGCTTTTTTTGCCCATATTCGTGTATGTATGCGTCCCCTGGATTGGGGGGTATTATCAGGGGTAAGTTTGTTCGTGGAACAAGCTTATGATTATATGCTGAATAAGCCCTATCGGGTGCGGGTGTTACATCTGACGACGGTGGGGGATAAAATCCATATTGAAAACTATACTGTCAAAGATGAAAAAGACTTTTATGGTGCTTCCCGTGATTTACCAAGATTGCAGACTTTAACGAGCGATCGCTTGGAAAGACTCTGTGGTTGTAACATGATTGTAGAGTGGACTGGGAACAAATTCCAAGGCACAGTCGAACCAGGAAAAGGCTGCATTGTCATCCGTGACGGGCAAAGAACCTATTTAGATAGTGATTTTGAACTTGATGGTCAACAGTTCATCAGCCGCGACAGAGGACGAAATCCTGATACTGATGAACATATTTGGGGTTCTGTCGCAGGGCCATTTTACTTTGCGCGCTGGGCGAATTTTGCCGAAGAAGTGAAGTTAAATCCCTAA
- a CDS encoding formylglycine-generating enzyme family protein: MSIKRKQKQAQQFIEDLGNGIQLEMVAIPGGTFMMGSPKNEPGRRETESPQHQVTVPPFLLGKYPVTQAQWQVVATLPQVNQELKPNPSRFEGANRPVEPVSWHDAVEFCNRLSNHTQRPYRLPSEAEWEYACRAGTTTPFHFGETITTDLANYNGNYTYGDGVEGIRKGETTEVGSFKIANEFGLYDMHGNVWEWSQDDWHDNYEDAPTDGSAWISLSFDSKLLRGGSWGYSPGICRSAYRHNSYLVGSNSYVGFRVVCSGAE, translated from the coding sequence TTGAGTATTAAGAGAAAACAAAAACAAGCCCAGCAGTTTATAGAAGACTTAGGTAATGGTATTCAACTAGAAATGGTAGCAATTCCTGGCGGAACTTTTATGATGGGTTCACCAAAAAATGAGCCAGGACGCAGGGAAACTGAGAGTCCCCAGCATCAAGTTACAGTACCACCGTTTTTATTGGGTAAATATCCTGTTACCCAAGCACAATGGCAAGTAGTAGCTACTTTACCTCAAGTCAACCAAGAACTAAAACCAAACCCATCTAGGTTTGAAGGAGCAAATCGCCCTGTAGAACCGGTTTCTTGGCATGATGCGGTGGAGTTTTGTAACCGACTATCAAATCACACTCAAAGACCCTATAGACTGCCCAGTGAAGCAGAATGGGAATATGCCTGTCGTGCCGGAACTACCACACCATTTCATTTTGGTGAGACGATTACCACAGATTTAGCTAATTATAATGGTAACTATACTTATGGTGATGGAGTTGAAGGAATTCGGAAAGGAGAAACAACAGAAGTAGGAAGTTTTAAAATAGCCAATGAATTTGGATTATATGATATGCACGGCAATGTGTGGGAATGGTCTCAAGATGATTGGCATGATAATTATGAAGATGCGCCTACAGATGGAAGCGCGTGGATAAGTCTAAGCTTTGATTCTAAGCTGCTGCGCGGTGGTTCGTGGGGCTACAGTCCTGGTATTTGCCGTTCTGCTTATCGCCACAACAGCTACCTCGTGGGCAGCAACAGCTATGTCGGTTTTCGGGTTGTATGTAGTGGTGCGGAGTAG
- a CDS encoding CU044_2847 family protein, translating to MPEKQLIEFALEDGTTFLVEVDKQPTQPGAPKAVSRGNGVSVTAASKKFDQALEEIKPVITTVVSKLKDIDITPDETEIKFGVKLTANAGIVFSSLGSELTFEITVKWNNKTA from the coding sequence ATGCCAGAAAAGCAATTAATTGAGTTTGCTTTGGAAGATGGAACTACTTTTTTAGTAGAAGTAGACAAACAACCAACCCAACCAGGAGCGCCGAAAGCCGTATCACGGGGAAATGGAGTTTCTGTCACTGCTGCTAGTAAAAAGTTTGATCAAGCATTAGAGGAAATTAAGCCTGTTATTACTACTGTTGTTTCTAAACTCAAGGATATTGATATTACCCCCGATGAAACAGAAATAAAATTTGGTGTCAAACTAACTGCTAATGCTGGAATTGTATTTAGTTCTTTGGGAAGTGAACTAACTTTTGAAATCACCGTGAAGTGGAATAACAAAACAGCATAG
- the pstB gene encoding phosphate ABC transporter ATP-binding protein PstB — MSNLTTAIQVKNLSFYYGNYKAIEGISLDIYKNQVTALIGPSGCGKSTFIKTINRISELEGKVKVEGQIEFFGQNIYDPKININRLRREIGMVFQKPNPFPMSIYENVAYGVRIAGKSPKVVLDEIVESALKGAALWDEVKDKLHQSATGLSGGQQQRLCIARALAVKPKVLLMDEPCSALDPIATMKVEELIHKLRTEFTIVIVTHNMQQATRVSDFTAFFSTDESRIGQMVEFGETSQIFRNPLDTRTHDYVSGRFG; from the coding sequence ATGAGTAACTTAACTACTGCCATCCAAGTCAAGAATCTTAGCTTTTATTATGGAAACTATAAAGCTATTGAAGGAATATCATTAGATATTTATAAAAACCAAGTTACTGCATTAATTGGTCCTAGTGGTTGTGGTAAATCTACATTTATTAAAACCATTAATCGGATTAGTGAATTAGAAGGAAAAGTCAAAGTCGAAGGTCAGATAGAATTTTTTGGTCAGAACATCTACGATCCTAAGATTAATATCAATCGTCTGCGTCGGGAAATTGGCATGGTATTCCAAAAACCCAATCCTTTTCCCATGAGCATTTATGAAAATGTGGCTTATGGTGTGAGAATTGCTGGTAAATCTCCAAAAGTAGTATTAGATGAAATTGTCGAATCTGCCCTCAAAGGTGCGGCTTTGTGGGATGAAGTCAAAGATAAACTTCATCAGTCTGCTACAGGTCTTTCTGGTGGACAACAACAACGTCTCTGTATCGCTAGGGCTTTAGCGGTTAAACCCAAGGTTTTACTAATGGATGAACCCTGTTCAGCCCTTGATCCGATCGCTACAATGAAAGTAGAAGAATTAATTCACAAATTACGAACAGAATTCACGATTGTGATTGTTACTCATAATATGCAGCAAGCAACTCGCGTTTCTGATTTTACTGCTTTTTTCAGCACTGATGAAAGTCGCATTGGTCAAATGGTGGAATTCGGGGAGACTAGTCAAATCTTTCGGAATCCGCTAGATACTCGCACCCATGACTATGTGTCTGGACGATTCGGTTAA